The following proteins come from a genomic window of Nostoc sp. ATCC 53789:
- the aspS gene encoding aspartate--tRNA ligase, which yields MRTHYCGELRKEHIGETVTFYGWVDRRRDHGGVIFLDLRDRTGIVQIVSDPQRTPDSYEHANALRNEYVVAITGRVTQRPEESLNTRIPTGEVEIYADKIELLNAVRKQLPFQVSVADTETVREDLRLKYRYLDLRRERMAQNLQLRHQIVKAMRRYLEDLEGFIEVETPILTRSTPEGARDYVLPSRVNPGEWYALPQSPQLFKQLLMVSGLDRYYQIARCFRDEDLRADRQPEFTQLDMEMSFMSQEEIIELNENLVCHIFKTVKGIELQRPFPRLTYAEGMERYGSDKPDTRYGLELVDVSDIVKDSGFKVFRDTVTNGGIVKILPIPNGNDVISNVRIKPGGDLFKEASEAGAKGLAYIRVRDDGEIDTIGAIKDNLTEEQKQEILRRTGAKAGHLLLFGAGDAATVNKTLDRLRQAIAKEFNLIDPEKINLLWITDFPMFEWNADEKRLEALHHPFTAPHPDDLSDLKTARAQAYDLVLNGVEVGGGSLRIYQREIQQQVFEAIGLSPEEAQSKFGFLLEAFEYGTPPHGGIAYGLDRLVMLLAGEESIRDVIAFPKTQQARCLLTDAPSSVDAKQLKELHVASTYKPKS from the coding sequence ATGCGAACTCACTATTGCGGCGAACTCCGAAAAGAACATATTGGAGAAACAGTTACCTTTTACGGATGGGTAGACCGTCGCCGCGATCACGGTGGTGTGATATTTTTAGATTTACGCGATCGCACTGGAATTGTCCAAATCGTCAGCGATCCGCAACGCACCCCAGATTCCTACGAACATGCGAACGCCCTGCGAAATGAATATGTTGTCGCAATCACTGGTAGGGTAACACAACGTCCCGAAGAATCGCTGAATACCCGCATCCCCACAGGCGAGGTAGAAATCTACGCTGATAAAATTGAACTCCTCAATGCTGTCCGCAAACAGTTGCCTTTCCAAGTTTCCGTAGCTGACACCGAGACAGTGCGGGAAGATTTGCGGCTGAAATATCGTTATTTGGATTTGCGACGCGAACGCATGGCGCAAAATTTGCAACTGCGTCATCAAATTGTCAAAGCCATGCGTCGTTATCTGGAAGATTTGGAAGGTTTTATCGAAGTCGAAACCCCAATACTTACCCGTTCTACCCCAGAAGGGGCGCGGGATTATGTTCTACCCAGTCGCGTCAATCCTGGTGAGTGGTATGCTTTGCCACAATCACCCCAGCTATTTAAACAATTGCTGATGGTATCCGGCTTGGATAGATATTATCAGATTGCCCGTTGCTTTCGTGACGAAGATTTGCGCGCCGACAGACAACCAGAATTTACCCAGTTGGACATGGAAATGAGCTTCATGTCCCAAGAAGAAATTATCGAACTAAACGAGAACTTAGTTTGTCATATTTTCAAAACAGTTAAAGGCATTGAGTTACAGCGTCCTTTCCCTCGTCTAACTTACGCTGAGGGGATGGAACGTTACGGTAGTGATAAACCAGATACCCGCTATGGTTTGGAATTAGTTGATGTCTCAGATATTGTCAAAGACTCTGGTTTCAAAGTCTTTCGGGACACTGTTACTAATGGTGGTATCGTCAAAATCCTCCCCATTCCTAACGGTAACGATGTAATTTCTAATGTCCGTATTAAACCAGGTGGCGATTTATTTAAAGAAGCCAGCGAAGCCGGTGCTAAAGGTTTAGCTTATATCCGTGTCAGGGATGATGGCGAAATTGACACCATTGGCGCGATTAAAGATAACCTTACTGAAGAACAAAAACAAGAAATTTTACGCCGCACAGGTGCTAAAGCTGGACACTTGCTGCTGTTTGGGGCTGGTGATGCTGCTACAGTTAATAAAACTTTAGATAGATTACGACAAGCGATCGCTAAAGAATTTAACTTAATCGATCCAGAAAAAATCAACTTACTCTGGATTACAGATTTCCCGATGTTCGAGTGGAATGCTGACGAAAAGCGTCTAGAAGCATTGCACCACCCGTTTACAGCACCCCATCCTGATGATTTGAGCGACTTAAAAACCGCACGCGCCCAAGCTTACGACTTGGTACTCAACGGCGTAGAAGTTGGCGGCGGAAGTCTACGGATTTATCAGCGAGAAATTCAACAGCAGGTGTTTGAAGCGATTGGTTTATCTCCAGAAGAAGCACAAAGTAAATTTGGCTTTCTCTTAGAAGCATTTGAATATGGTACACCGCCGCATGGTGGCATCGCCTACGGTTTAGATCGTTTGGTAATGTTGCTAGCTGGGGAAGAATCCATTCGAGATGTTATTGCTTTTCCGAAGACACAACAAGCGCGTTGTTTGTTAACAGATGCACCTTCAAGTGTAGATGCTAAACAGTTGAAAGAATTGCACGTTGCTTCGACTTATAAACCAAAGTCTTAG
- a CDS encoding pentapeptide repeat-containing protein → MPPDYSGQNLQGCSFKGQNLTGANFKNQDIRGADFTNAILKDADFTGAKTGLQKRWVIGLLIISWLLSALSGFLSTLVGVLIASIFDTRITQNPITGVVALIVLAVFFIVTIRKGLTAIAFAIAIAAAIVISFAVAIIIFRASPLAFAGVFTFAGAIGIAIAGVIAVAIAGAIAGAIAGFEAIIGAIIGAIIGAIVGAIIGAIVGAGANTGAVAITAAGAVVITQFGAYIGWRSLAGDEKDAWVRSTAIAFATTGGTSFSNADLTDADFTGAILRNTDFRKANLTRTRFYDAKKLDFARVDNSILANRGVLNLLVTGNGRGKSYASANLKGANLIGANLKEANLKNADITEATFQSACLEWANLTLAQAVGTNFTSAQMTGACVEAWNIESTTKLDNVDCRFIYLLEHPKPGTDDRERRPSGGEFQPGEFTKLFEEVLNTVDLIFHNGIDWKAFVNAFQTVQDQNEDTELALQSIENKGDGVVVVKVGVPDGADKEKIHRDFTQNYQLALQAVEEKYKAQLQAKDEQIIIYRQQSADMKEITNLLANKPINIQVDNKVENKNMTNSNDASRKIEIGSVGRDFNASGQALNLGDISGTVTNTINQLSASPEPDKPGIKELLTQLQAAIEADTNLPQEDKAEALEQVKALAEAGKNPHEGAMQKAAKTAIKILKGTISSLPSATKLVEQCSNLLPLISTFLGLG, encoded by the coding sequence ATGCCGCCAGACTACTCCGGTCAAAATCTCCAAGGTTGCTCTTTTAAAGGTCAAAACCTTACTGGAGCCAACTTTAAAAATCAGGATATTAGAGGGGCAGATTTTACCAACGCTATTCTCAAAGATGCTGACTTCACAGGTGCTAAAACTGGACTACAGAAGCGTTGGGTAATTGGGTTGCTAATAATCTCATGGTTACTATCAGCACTATCAGGATTTTTATCAACCTTAGTTGGTGTATTGATAGCATCTATTTTTGACACCAGAATCACTCAAAACCCCATCACTGGGGTAGTCGCCTTAATTGTATTGGCCGTCTTTTTTATTGTAACTATTCGTAAGGGTTTAACAGCCATCGCGTTTGCCATAGCGATTGCCGCCGCCATTGTCATCAGCTTTGCCGTCGCCATAATTATCTTTCGAGCCAGCCCCTTGGCCTTTGCTGGAGTCTTTACCTTTGCCGGAGCCATCGGCATCGCCATTGCTGGAGTTATTGCCGTCGCCATCGCTGGAGCCATCGCTGGAGCTATCGCCGGATTCGAAGCCATCATCGGAGCCATCATCGGAGCCATCATCGGAGCCATCGTCGGAGCTATCATCGGAGCTATCGTCGGAGCCGGAGCTAATACCGGAGCTGTCGCTATTACCGCAGCCGGAGCCGTCGTCATCACACAATTTGGTGCTTACATTGGGTGGCGCAGTCTCGCTGGAGATGAAAAAGATGCCTGGGTTCGCTCAACTGCTATTGCTTTTGCAACTACAGGCGGTACAAGTTTTAGTAATGCTGATTTAACAGATGCAGATTTTACTGGTGCAATTCTAAGAAATACAGATTTTAGAAAGGCCAACCTAACACGCACTCGTTTTTATGATGCTAAAAAATTGGACTTTGCTAGAGTAGACAACTCGATATTAGCTAACCGAGGTGTTCTCAATTTGCTAGTAACTGGCAATGGTAGAGGAAAATCTTATGCTAGTGCTAACCTAAAAGGTGCAAACCTCATTGGTGCAAATTTAAAAGAAGCAAATCTAAAAAATGCTGATATTACAGAAGCAACCTTCCAAAGCGCTTGTTTAGAGTGGGCAAATCTGACTCTAGCTCAAGCTGTAGGTACTAACTTTACAAGCGCCCAAATGACAGGTGCTTGTGTAGAAGCGTGGAATATTGAAAGTACAACTAAGTTAGATAATGTAGACTGTCGCTTTATCTATCTTCTCGAACATCCAAAGCCTGGAACCGATGACCGCGAACGCCGTCCCAGTGGTGGCGAATTTCAACCAGGAGAATTTACTAAGCTATTTGAAGAGGTTTTAAATACTGTTGATTTAATTTTCCACAATGGCATAGACTGGAAAGCTTTTGTTAACGCCTTCCAAACAGTGCAAGACCAAAATGAAGATACAGAGTTAGCCCTACAGAGTATTGAAAATAAAGGTGATGGGGTTGTTGTCGTTAAGGTCGGTGTACCTGATGGTGCCGATAAAGAAAAGATTCATAGGGATTTTACGCAAAATTATCAGCTAGCATTGCAAGCTGTGGAAGAAAAATATAAAGCACAATTACAAGCTAAAGATGAACAAATAATTATCTATCGCCAACAAAGCGCAGATATGAAAGAGATTACTAACTTATTAGCGAATAAGCCGATTAATATTCAAGTTGACAACAAAGTAGAGAATAAAAATATGACTAACAGCAATGATGCCAGCCGTAAAATTGAAATTGGCAGTGTTGGCAGAGATTTTAATGCTAGCGGACAAGCTTTGAATTTAGGCGACATAAGTGGTACGGTAACAAATACTATCAACCAGTTATCTGCATCTCCCGAACCAGATAAACCGGGAATTAAGGAACTGTTGACGCAATTGCAAGCAGCAATTGAGGCTGATACAAACTTACCGCAAGAAGATAAAGCTGAGGCATTAGAGCAAGTGAAAGCCTTAGCAGAAGCGGGGAAAAATCCTCATGAGGGGGCGATGCAAAAGGCGGCGAAAACGGCTATAAAGATTTTAAAAGGTACAATTTCTAGCTTACCCAGTGCTACAAAGTTGGTTGAACAGTGCAGCAATCTGTTACCACTAATTTCAACTTTTTTAGGTTTAGGGTAG
- the crtD gene encoding C-3',4' desaturase CrtD — protein sequence MSSITLDKSNSHVVIIGAGIGGLTAGALLAHRGYSVLVLDQALVPGGCASTFKRQGFTFDVGATQVAGLEPGGIHHRIFSELEIDLPQATPCDPACAVYLPGESTPINVWRDQEKWQEERQRQFPGSEPFWQLMATLFDASWEFQGRDPVLPPRNLWDLWQLAQAVRPSTLITVPFTLFTVGDALRLCGLGNDQRLRTFLDLQLKLYSQVDADETALLYAATALSVSQLPQGLFHLQGSMQVLSDRLVQSLERDGGKLLMRHTVEEIKVENGKATAVVIRNQKTGEVWTEAADHIVSNVTVQNLVQLLGEQAPSGYKNRVEKLPQASGAFVVYLGVDASAIPPGCPPHLQFLYDVNGPIGENNSLFVSVSHPGDGRAPEGKATIIASSFVDPAQWWQTEDYEGLKEKFTQEAIARLAQYFYLKPETIIHQEAATPRTFAHFTARDRGIVGGIGQRIPTFGPFGFANRTPIQHLWLVGDSTHPGEGTAGVSYSALTVVRQIEAQM from the coding sequence ATGTCCAGCATTACTCTTGACAAAAGTAACTCTCATGTCGTCATTATCGGTGCCGGAATAGGTGGACTGACTGCTGGAGCATTATTAGCTCATAGAGGTTACAGCGTCTTAGTTTTGGATCAGGCTCTCGTACCGGGAGGCTGTGCTTCGACGTTTAAACGGCAGGGATTTACCTTTGATGTTGGCGCAACTCAGGTGGCGGGGTTGGAACCAGGGGGGATTCACCACCGCATTTTCTCAGAATTAGAAATAGATTTACCACAAGCAACGCCTTGCGATCCTGCTTGTGCGGTCTATTTACCTGGGGAAAGCACACCAATTAATGTCTGGCGCGACCAAGAGAAATGGCAAGAGGAACGACAAAGGCAGTTTCCTGGTAGCGAACCGTTTTGGCAATTGATGGCAACTTTGTTTGATGCCAGTTGGGAATTTCAAGGACGCGATCCAGTGCTACCACCACGTAATTTATGGGATTTGTGGCAACTAGCGCAAGCGGTGCGTCCCAGTACATTAATTACCGTACCTTTTACTTTGTTTACGGTAGGAGATGCTTTACGGTTATGTGGATTGGGAAATGACCAGCGATTAAGGACTTTTTTAGATTTACAACTGAAGCTATACTCCCAGGTAGATGCAGACGAGACAGCGTTACTTTATGCCGCCACAGCGTTGAGTGTATCCCAACTGCCCCAAGGATTGTTTCACCTCCAGGGAAGTATGCAAGTATTAAGCGATCGCTTGGTACAATCTTTAGAAAGAGATGGCGGCAAGTTGTTGATGCGCCACACTGTAGAAGAAATCAAAGTAGAAAACGGCAAAGCTACTGCTGTTGTCATTAGAAATCAGAAAACAGGCGAAGTCTGGACAGAAGCCGCCGACCACATAGTTAGCAATGTCACCGTGCAAAACTTGGTGCAGTTATTGGGAGAACAAGCGCCATCTGGATATAAAAACCGGGTGGAAAAACTACCCCAAGCATCGGGTGCGTTTGTGGTGTATTTAGGTGTAGATGCTAGCGCGATTCCGCCTGGTTGCCCTCCGCACTTACAATTTTTGTACGATGTCAATGGCCCCATTGGCGAGAATAATTCCCTATTTGTTTCTGTCAGTCATCCTGGAGATGGCCGCGCACCGGAGGGGAAAGCGACAATTATTGCTTCTTCATTTGTCGATCCTGCACAGTGGTGGCAGACTGAAGATTATGAAGGACTAAAAGAAAAGTTTACCCAAGAAGCGATCGCTCGTCTTGCCCAATACTTCTATCTCAAACCAGAAACGATTATTCATCAAGAAGCCGCAACACCCCGCACCTTTGCTCATTTCACAGCCCGCGATCGCGGTATAGTTGGCGGTATTGGTCAAAGGATTCCTACCTTTGGCCCCTTTGGTTTCGCTAATCGTACACCCATCCAGCATTTGTGGTTAGTTGGTGATTCCACCCATCCCGGCGAAGGTACGGCTGGGGTGAGTTATTCGGCGCTGACAGTAGTTAGACAAATTGAGGCGCAAATGTAA
- a CDS encoding saccharopine dehydrogenase NADP-binding domain-containing protein produces the protein MADRVLILGGRGRIGSSVAQDLANHTQAQITITGRSAEFGKAVSLSSGGQVQFLVLDLAEVDKLRDAIANSNLVIHCAGPFHYRDTNVLETCIAKGVNYVDVSDHRSYTSKALHFSKKAAAAGVTAIINTGIFPGISNSMVRQGVEEFDKPEKIHLSYLVSGSGGAGITVMRTTFLGLQYPFEAWIDGKWEIIKPYSEREIVEFPSPYQRTGVYWFDMPETFTLPKAFPSVKTVITKFGSVPDFYNHLTWIAAHIFPKWLMQRRYMIEFLSHVSHSMTDFTNNFSGIGVAVRSEVTGQKDGKTAVYCSTVVHENTAVASGCGTGSIAQLLLEGKLHKPGVFAVEEALQTDLFEEVMQSRGIKINHSWL, from the coding sequence ATGGCAGACAGAGTTTTAATTCTTGGTGGACGGGGGCGGATTGGTAGCAGTGTTGCTCAGGATCTCGCTAACCATACGCAGGCTCAAATTACAATTACCGGACGTTCTGCGGAGTTTGGGAAGGCTGTCAGCTTGTCTTCAGGAGGACAAGTGCAGTTTTTGGTATTGGACTTGGCAGAAGTTGACAAATTGCGAGATGCGATCGCAAACTCTAACTTAGTCATTCATTGTGCTGGCCCATTTCACTATCGAGATACTAATGTTCTCGAAACCTGTATTGCTAAAGGCGTTAATTATGTAGATGTCAGTGACCATCGTTCCTATACCAGCAAAGCTCTCCATTTTAGTAAAAAAGCTGCTGCTGCTGGTGTGACGGCAATTATTAATACTGGCATTTTTCCTGGTATTTCTAACAGTATGGTGCGTCAAGGTGTTGAAGAATTTGATAAACCAGAGAAGATCCATTTAAGTTATTTAGTTTCTGGTTCTGGTGGTGCTGGCATTACAGTGATGCGGACAACTTTTCTTGGGTTGCAGTATCCTTTTGAGGCTTGGATAGATGGGAAGTGGGAAATAATCAAGCCTTATAGTGAAAGAGAAATAGTTGAGTTTCCATCCCCATATCAACGCACCGGAGTTTACTGGTTTGATATGCCAGAAACCTTTACATTGCCCAAAGCTTTCCCATCAGTAAAAACTGTAATTACTAAGTTTGGCTCTGTTCCCGATTTTTACAATCACCTAACTTGGATTGCGGCACATATTTTTCCCAAATGGTTAATGCAGCGTCGTTACATGATTGAATTTCTATCTCATGTCAGCCATTCGATGACAGATTTCACTAATAATTTTAGTGGAATTGGGGTAGCAGTTCGTTCAGAAGTTACAGGGCAAAAAGATGGTAAAACTGCCGTTTATTGTTCAACGGTAGTGCATGAAAATACAGCCGTGGCTTCTGGTTGTGGCACAGGTAGTATTGCCCAATTGTTACTAGAAGGAAAACTCCATAAACCAGGTGTTTTTGCTGTGGAAGAAGCACTCCAAACAGATTTATTTGAAGAAGTAATGCAAAGCCGAGGAATTAAAATCAATCACAGTTGGTTATAA